One genomic region from Arachis duranensis cultivar V14167 unplaced genomic scaffold, aradu.V14167.gnm2.J7QH unplaced_Scaffold_103810, whole genome shotgun sequence encodes:
- the LOC127743752 gene encoding uncharacterized protein LOC127743752, with translation MHIEKNVCDNILYTLLNDKAKSKDNLKARKDLKEIGIRHDLWPSDNGSYHLSLFSLTRDTKKLFLSALKNVVLPDGYSSNISRCVDEGQKKIFGLKSHDCHILLEELLPIAVRHLLPDHVTAVLAEFGSFFKILCGKSLSNSELDKLQQRIVVVLCQLEMLFPPSFFTVMVHLTVHLVDEAKLGGPVHYRYMYPIERELGHLKSHVRNRAQAEASIAEGYLAEECLTFCSRYFEDIETRFNRARRVCDDPLDKGCSKSCLFPPVGKAGSSGTIFTLNEKQKLQAHRYVLLNCPAVKDYVNEFREYIRRSSKGRRPNPTDIEKRVFKEFVSWFEKRIMNPDTIEQLSIDIKFLARGPLSNATRYSACKINGCTFRTIAREEGLRTQNSGVYLTSSTPCVASRVDKNLRQGDVPYYGKLEDIIEVSYYGRFTVVLFKCKWADSTRHRGYRRDQWHFHCVNFERPIHTGEHEEDEPYILASQASMVYYVDDVVNKGWSIVVHLKPRDLYEMGDEIEEAADEDEPHQEQALDQYFGNSDEYIQLATNHLIDDVVNS, from the exons ATGCACATTGAGAAGAATGTGTGTGATAACATTTTGTACACTTTGCTTAATGACAAAGCAAAATCAAAGGACAATCTCAAGGCACGGAAAGATTTGAAAGAAATAGGCATAAGGCATGATCTCTGGCCAAGTGACAATGGATCATatcatttatctttattttcactaACACGTGACACCAAGAAGCTATTTCTTTCGGCATTGAAGAATGTTGTGCTACCAGATGGATACTCAAGTAATATTTCGAGATGTGTGGATGAAGgacagaaaaaaatttttggattaaAAAGTCATGACTGTCATATTCTTTTGGAGGAATTGTTACCAATAGCAGTTCGTCATTTGCTGCCGGATCATGTTACCGCAGTATTGGCTGAGTTTGGCTCATTCTTTAAGATCCTTTGTGGGAAAAGCTTAAGTAACTCTGAACTTGACAAGCTCCAACAACGCATAGTGGTCGTCCTTTGCCAGTTGGAAATGTTATTCCCTCCATCATTCTTTACCGTCATGGTTCACTTGACAGTCCATCTAGTAGATGAAGCAAAGCTCGGAGGTCCAGTGCATTATCGATACATGTATCCAATTGAGag ggAGTTAGGCCATCTAAAATCCCATGTGCGGAATAGAGCACAAGCAGAAGCATCTATTGCCGAAGGATATTTAGCTGAGGAATGTCTCACTTTTTGTTCTCGCTATTTTGAAGATATAGAGACAAGGTTCAATAGAGCTAGACGTGTATGTGATGACCCGCTTGACAAGGGATGCTCAAAATCTTGTCTCTTTCCGCCGGTGGGTAAAGCAGGGAGTTCTGGTACAATTTTTACATTGAATGAAAAGCAAAAGCTACAAGCCCATAGATATGTGTTACTAAATTGTCCAGCCGTCAAGGATTATGTGAA TGAATTTAGAGAATACATAAGAAGAAGTTCAAAGGGAAGGAGACCGAACCCCACAGACATAGAGAAGAGAGTATTTAAGGAATTTGTTTCATGGTTTGAAAAACGA ATAATGAACCCAGATACCATAGAACAGTTGTCTATTGACATCAAATTTTTAGCACGAGGCCCCTTATCAAATGCAACGAGATATAGTGCTTGTAAAATAAATGGTTGCACATTTCGAACTATTGCTCGTGAAGAAGGTTTGAGGACACAGAATAGTGGAGTATATTTAACCTCTAGCACACCATGTGTTGCAAGTCGAGTTGACAAAAATTTAAGACAAGGTGATGTACCCTATTATGGCAAGTTGGAGGATATAATTGAGGTTAGCTATTATGGGCGATTCACTGTTGTTCTCTTCAAATGTAAATGGGCTGATTCCACTCGACATAGAGGATATAGAAGAGATCAATGGCATTTTCATTGTGTTAACTTTGAAAGACCAATTCATACCGGTGAACATGAAGAAGATGAGCCTTATATTCTAGCGTCACAAGCATCAATGGTATACTATGTAGATGATGTCGTTAACAAAGGATGGAGTATCGTTGTTCATTTAAAACCAAGAGATTTGTATGAAATGGGTGATGAAATTGAAGAGGCTGCAGATGAGGACGAGCCACATCAAGAGCAAGCTCTTGATCAATATTTTGGTAACAGTGATGAATACATTCAATTGGCAACAAACCACTTGATCGATGACGTAGTTAACTCATAA